The following proteins come from a genomic window of Nocardiopsis sp. YSL2:
- a CDS encoding uroporphyrinogen-III synthase, whose product MTTPVTGPPAHAPATTAPLAGFTVAVTAARRAEELSALLCRKGAQVIAAPALRIVPLSDDQRLASASTELTRRPADVVVATTGIGFRGWIEACETWGMAEGLLKSMQSSRLLARGPKAKGAIRAAGLNEEWSPPSESSAEVLDYLLSTGVQGLRVAIQMHGEPLPDFTAALRLAGAEVLEVPVYRWTQPEQTAPLDRLIESVTTGGVDAVTFTSAPAAAGLLSRAATTGQDGALVHALRGDVLAMCVGPVTARPLMAHDIPTVWPDRARIGAQVRKLTEELPARFPTLGVAGHRLRLRGHAVLVDGTVHTLSPTLMRIMRELARRPGQVRDRAHLLTCLGEDADAHAVETAVARLRTALGDAKIIQTVVKRGYRLALDTTDCSR is encoded by the coding sequence TTGACCACGCCCGTCACCGGACCACCCGCCCACGCGCCCGCCACCACCGCGCCCCTGGCCGGCTTCACCGTGGCCGTCACCGCCGCCCGCCGCGCCGAGGAGCTCAGCGCCCTGCTGTGCCGCAAGGGCGCCCAGGTCATCGCCGCACCCGCCCTGCGCATCGTCCCCCTCAGCGACGACCAGCGCCTGGCCTCGGCCTCCACCGAACTCACCCGCCGCCCCGCCGACGTGGTCGTGGCCACCACCGGCATCGGCTTCCGCGGCTGGATCGAGGCCTGCGAGACCTGGGGCATGGCCGAGGGCCTGCTCAAGTCCATGCAGTCCTCCCGCCTGCTCGCCCGCGGCCCCAAAGCCAAGGGCGCCATCCGCGCCGCCGGCCTCAACGAGGAGTGGTCACCGCCCTCGGAGTCCTCCGCCGAAGTCCTGGACTACCTGCTCTCCACCGGCGTCCAGGGCCTGCGCGTAGCCATCCAGATGCACGGCGAACCCCTGCCCGACTTCACCGCCGCCCTGCGCCTGGCCGGAGCCGAGGTCCTGGAAGTGCCCGTCTACCGCTGGACCCAACCCGAACAGACCGCCCCCCTGGACCGCCTCATCGAATCGGTCACCACCGGGGGAGTGGACGCCGTCACCTTCACCAGCGCCCCCGCCGCCGCCGGACTGCTCTCACGCGCCGCCACCACCGGCCAGGACGGCGCCCTGGTCCACGCCCTGCGCGGCGACGTGCTGGCCATGTGCGTGGGCCCGGTCACCGCCCGCCCCCTCATGGCCCACGACATCCCCACCGTGTGGCCCGACCGCGCCCGCATCGGCGCCCAGGTCCGCAAACTCACCGAAGAGCTGCCCGCACGCTTTCCCACCCTCGGCGTCGCCGGACACCGCCTGCGCCTGCGCGGACACGCCGTGCTGGTCGACGGCACCGTCCACACCCTCTCGCCCACCCTGATGCGCATCATGCGCGAACTGGCCCGCCGCCCCGGCCAGGTACGCGACCGCGCCCACCTGCTCACCTGCCTGGGCGAGGACGCCGACGCCCACGCCGTGGAGACCGCCGTAGCCCGCCTGCGCACCGCCCTGGGCGACGCCAAGATCATCCAGACGGTCGTCAAACGCGGCTACCGCCTGGCCCTGGACACCACGGACTGCTCACGATGA
- a CDS encoding sirohydrochlorin chelatase — protein sequence MNRHPTLLLAVHGTRQARGTAIAHSLALRVGEITQRPTQLAFADVLTPSVGEVAATVPGPLVVVPAFLASGYHVRTDIPHQLAQAGRADAVITPALGAHPAALATARRRLLAAGYQPGDGVVLACAGTSDARAHTELDQAAAGLSQQLGTRVVRGSIATSTPTVADQVTALRRRGHTRVVVASWLLAPGLFHDRLAHCGADAVAAPLCPDAAIAQALADRYHRAAIVLPV from the coding sequence ATGAACCGACACCCCACCCTGCTGCTGGCCGTGCACGGCACCCGCCAGGCGCGCGGCACCGCCATCGCCCACTCCCTGGCCCTGCGTGTGGGCGAGATCACCCAGCGCCCCACCCAGCTGGCCTTCGCCGACGTCCTGACCCCCTCGGTGGGGGAGGTGGCCGCCACCGTCCCCGGCCCGCTGGTGGTCGTACCCGCCTTCCTGGCCTCGGGCTACCACGTGCGCACCGACATCCCCCACCAGCTCGCCCAGGCCGGCCGCGCCGACGCCGTCATCACCCCGGCCCTGGGCGCCCACCCCGCCGCGCTGGCCACCGCCCGCCGGCGCCTGCTGGCCGCCGGCTACCAGCCCGGCGACGGTGTGGTCCTGGCCTGCGCCGGCACCTCCGACGCCCGCGCCCACACCGAACTGGACCAGGCCGCCGCCGGACTGTCCCAGCAGCTGGGCACCCGCGTGGTGCGCGGCAGCATCGCCACCAGCACCCCCACGGTCGCCGACCAGGTCACCGCCCTGCGCCGACGCGGCCACACCCGCGTGGTGGTCGCCAGCTGGCTGCTCGCCCCCGGCCTGTTCCACGACCGCCTGGCCCACTGCGGCGCCGACGCCGTGGCCGCACCCCTGTGCCCGGACGCCGCCATCGCCCAGGCCCTGGCCGACCGCTACCACCGGGCCGCCATCGTGCTCCCGGTCTGA
- the nirD gene encoding nitrite reductase small subunit NirD, giving the protein MTTAPTQPAVWINACPTHRLGPADGAAVLMPDGRQVALFRTLDDEYYAVDNIDPFTHAAVISRGIVGDRGGEPTVASPMLKNVFSLRTGQSLDDEAVQLTTWPVRVHESTIQINTRAEQGTP; this is encoded by the coding sequence ATGACCACCGCTCCCACCCAGCCCGCCGTCTGGATCAACGCCTGCCCCACCCACCGCCTGGGCCCCGCCGACGGCGCCGCCGTCCTGATGCCCGACGGCCGCCAGGTCGCCCTGTTCCGCACCCTGGACGACGAGTACTACGCCGTCGACAACATCGACCCCTTCACCCACGCCGCCGTCATCTCCCGCGGCATCGTCGGCGACCGCGGCGGCGAACCCACCGTCGCCTCACCCATGCTCAAGAACGTCTTCTCCCTGCGCACCGGCCAGAGCCTGGACGACGAGGCCGTCCAGCTGACCACCTGGCCCGTACGCGTGCACGAGTCCACCATCCAGATCAACACCCGCGCAGAACAGGGGACCCCTTGA
- a CDS encoding LysE family translocator, whose product MSAEFVVTALVVVLTPGTGVLYTVAAGLARGVRGAAVAALGCTLGIVPHLVAAATGLAALLHTSAVAFQVLRYAGVAYLLFMAWSIWRDRGALEVSAQQAERGVWRVIGSGVLVNLLNPKLTIFFFAFLPQFVAVDAASALGAMLGLGGVFMAMTLVVFVGYGCCSALVRDRVVRSPRVVAWLRRGFAGAFAALGLRLALP is encoded by the coding sequence GTGAGTGCGGAGTTCGTGGTGACGGCGTTGGTGGTGGTGCTCACGCCCGGTACGGGGGTGCTGTACACGGTGGCGGCGGGGCTGGCCCGGGGGGTGCGGGGTGCGGCGGTGGCGGCGCTGGGGTGCACGCTGGGGATCGTGCCGCACCTGGTGGCCGCGGCCACGGGTCTGGCGGCGCTGCTGCACACCAGCGCGGTGGCCTTCCAGGTGCTCAGGTACGCGGGTGTGGCCTATCTGCTGTTCATGGCCTGGAGCATCTGGCGGGACCGGGGGGCGTTGGAGGTGTCGGCGCAGCAGGCCGAGCGGGGGGTGTGGCGGGTCATCGGGTCGGGGGTGCTGGTGAACCTGCTCAATCCCAAGCTGACGATCTTCTTCTTCGCGTTCTTGCCGCAGTTCGTGGCGGTGGACGCTGCTTCGGCGCTGGGGGCGATGCTGGGCCTGGGCGGGGTGTTCATGGCGATGACGCTGGTGGTGTTCGTGGGCTACGGGTGCTGTTCGGCGTTGGTGCGCGACCGGGTGGTCCGCAGCCCGCGCGTGGTGGCGTGGCTGCGGCGGGGTTTCGCGG
- the nirB gene encoding nitrite reductase large subunit NirB, with the protein MEELVVIGNGMVGHRLVEALRDRDTGRQWHITVVGEEPRTAYDRVALSSYFDGASAQDLSLGDLAGPAVDIHVNERATDIDRTERTVTTASGRTLSYDRLVLATGSTPFVPPIPGHDRDGCHVYRTIEDLDAITASAKNATTGVVIGGGLLGLEAANALRLLGVQAHVVELAPHLMPAQIDEGAGALLKNLVDDLGVSVHTGTATTAIEDTPHGDGHRLVLSDGTHLDADLVVFSVGIRPRDDLARTVDLDLGPRGGIAIDDTCTTSDPRIHAIGEAANHHGTVYGLIAPGNAMAEVVADRLLGGDATFTGADTSTKLKLLGVDVASFGDAHGRTEGALDVVVNDAASGRYAKLVLSDDATTLLGGILVGDAAAYATLRPMVGSPLPGDPLALITPEGGAALGADALPDSAQICSCNAVTKGELCQAIHDQGATDVPALKACTKAGTSCGSCVPMLKQILTQAGIEQSTALCEHFPQSRAELVEIVHATNTTTFSALIKAHGTGTGCDICKPAVASILASLGGGHILEGEQATLQDTNDRYLANMQRNGTYSVVPRIPGGEITPDKLIVIGEVARDFNLYTKITGGQRIDLFGARLEQLPAIWSRLVNAGFESGHAYGKALRTVKSCVGTTWCRYGVQDSVGLAIRLEERYRGLRSPHKLKSAVSGCARECAEARSKDFGIIATDQGWNLYVGGNGGFTPRHAELLASDLDEDTLIRYIDRFLMFYIRTADRLQRTAPWIEALDGGLDHLRDVVVHDSLGIADELEAAMTDHVAAYADEWAAVLADPDKLARFVSFTNAPDTPDPTISFTTTREQPTPDTPLNLGMPTPRTKEAAR; encoded by the coding sequence ATGGAAGAACTCGTCGTCATCGGCAACGGCATGGTCGGACACCGACTCGTCGAAGCCCTCCGCGACCGCGACACCGGCCGCCAGTGGCACATCACCGTCGTGGGCGAAGAACCCCGCACCGCCTACGACCGCGTCGCCCTGTCCTCCTACTTCGACGGCGCCAGCGCCCAGGACCTGTCCCTGGGCGACCTGGCCGGACCCGCGGTGGACATCCACGTCAACGAACGCGCCACCGACATCGACCGCACCGAGCGCACCGTCACCACCGCCTCGGGCCGCACCCTGAGCTACGACCGCCTCGTCCTGGCCACCGGCTCCACCCCCTTCGTGCCCCCCATCCCCGGCCACGACCGCGACGGCTGCCACGTCTACCGCACCATCGAGGACCTGGACGCCATCACCGCCTCGGCCAAGAACGCCACCACCGGCGTGGTCATCGGCGGCGGCCTGCTGGGGCTGGAGGCAGCCAACGCCCTGCGCCTGCTCGGCGTACAGGCCCACGTCGTCGAACTCGCCCCCCACCTGATGCCCGCCCAGATCGACGAAGGCGCCGGCGCCCTACTGAAGAACCTCGTCGACGACCTGGGCGTGAGCGTGCACACCGGCACCGCCACCACCGCCATCGAGGACACCCCCCACGGCGACGGCCACCGCCTGGTCCTGTCCGATGGCACACACCTGGACGCCGACCTCGTCGTGTTCTCCGTGGGCATCCGCCCCCGCGACGACCTCGCCCGCACCGTCGACCTGGACCTGGGCCCGCGCGGCGGCATCGCCATCGACGACACCTGCACCACCAGCGACCCCCGCATCCACGCCATCGGCGAGGCCGCCAACCACCACGGCACCGTCTACGGCCTCATCGCCCCCGGCAACGCCATGGCCGAGGTCGTCGCCGACCGCCTCCTGGGCGGCGACGCCACCTTCACCGGCGCCGACACCTCCACCAAACTCAAGCTCCTGGGCGTGGACGTGGCCAGCTTCGGCGACGCCCACGGCCGCACCGAGGGCGCCCTGGACGTGGTCGTCAACGACGCCGCCTCCGGCCGCTACGCCAAGCTCGTACTCTCCGACGACGCCACCACCCTGCTCGGCGGCATCCTGGTCGGCGACGCCGCCGCCTACGCCACCCTGCGCCCCATGGTCGGCTCACCCCTGCCCGGCGACCCGCTCGCCCTCATCACCCCCGAAGGCGGAGCCGCCCTGGGCGCCGACGCCCTACCCGACTCCGCGCAGATCTGCTCCTGCAACGCCGTCACCAAGGGCGAACTGTGCCAGGCCATCCACGACCAGGGCGCCACCGACGTACCCGCCCTCAAGGCGTGCACCAAGGCCGGCACCAGCTGCGGCTCGTGCGTGCCCATGCTCAAGCAGATCCTCACCCAGGCCGGCATCGAACAGTCCACGGCCCTGTGCGAGCACTTCCCCCAGTCGCGCGCCGAACTCGTGGAGATCGTGCACGCCACCAACACCACCACGTTCTCCGCGCTCATCAAGGCCCACGGCACCGGCACCGGCTGCGACATCTGCAAGCCCGCGGTCGCCTCCATCCTGGCCTCCCTGGGCGGCGGCCACATCCTGGAGGGCGAACAAGCCACCCTGCAGGACACCAACGACCGCTACCTGGCCAACATGCAGCGCAACGGCACCTACTCGGTCGTGCCCCGCATCCCCGGCGGCGAGATCACCCCCGACAAGCTCATCGTCATCGGCGAGGTCGCCCGCGACTTCAACCTCTACACCAAGATCACCGGCGGCCAGCGCATCGACCTGTTCGGCGCCCGCCTCGAACAGCTGCCCGCCATCTGGTCGCGCCTGGTCAACGCCGGCTTCGAGTCCGGACACGCCTACGGCAAGGCCCTGCGCACCGTCAAGTCGTGCGTGGGCACCACCTGGTGCCGCTACGGCGTCCAGGACTCGGTCGGCCTCGCCATCCGCCTGGAGGAGCGCTACCGGGGCCTGCGCTCACCCCACAAGCTCAAGTCCGCGGTCTCCGGATGCGCCCGCGAATGCGCCGAGGCCCGCAGCAAGGACTTCGGCATCATCGCCACCGACCAGGGCTGGAACCTCTACGTCGGCGGCAACGGCGGCTTCACCCCCCGCCACGCCGAACTCCTGGCCTCGGACCTGGACGAGGACACCCTCATCCGCTACATCGACCGGTTCCTGATGTTCTACATCCGCACCGCCGACCGCCTGCAGCGCACCGCCCCCTGGATCGAAGCCCTGGACGGCGGCCTGGACCACCTGCGCGACGTCGTCGTCCACGACTCCCTGGGCATCGCCGACGAACTCGAAGCGGCCATGACCGACCACGTGGCCGCCTACGCCGACGAATGGGCCGCCGTCCTGGCCGACCCCGACAAGCTCGCCCGCTTCGTCTCCTTCACCAACGCCCCCGACACCCCCGACCCCACCATCAGCTTCACCACCACCCGCGAACAGCCCACCCCCGACACCCCCCTCAACCTCGGCATGCCCACCCCCCGCACCAAGGAGGCCGCACGATGA
- a CDS encoding septal ring lytic transglycosylase RlpA family protein — MGNTEPQTPHLDTAATPGPRVTAARTRNRRKRALVIAAASAATLAVAGTATAAVIATGTPPETTVNAAQIPQAEPDPLTTPEDTPAEPDPATAEQAGEAVSNATQNSTADGSAVPAEPEPQDDPDTTQQSAPSTEGTPTGEGGTCQASFYGDGFHGATTANGETFDTYGMTAAHKTLPFDTMVKVTNPDNGTSVTVRINDRGPYIDGRCLDLSTAAFDQIIGTGAGVGTVQWQVVG, encoded by the coding sequence GTGGGCAACACCGAGCCACAGACCCCGCACCTCGACACCGCCGCCACACCCGGCCCGCGCGTGACGGCCGCCCGCACCCGCAACCGCAGGAAACGCGCCCTGGTCATCGCGGCGGCCTCCGCAGCGACCCTGGCCGTGGCCGGCACCGCCACAGCCGCCGTCATCGCCACCGGCACCCCGCCCGAGACCACCGTCAACGCCGCCCAGATCCCCCAAGCCGAACCCGACCCGCTGACCACCCCCGAGGACACCCCGGCCGAACCCGACCCCGCCACCGCCGAACAGGCCGGCGAGGCCGTCTCCAACGCCACCCAGAACTCCACCGCCGACGGCAGCGCCGTCCCGGCCGAACCCGAACCCCAGGACGACCCCGACACCACCCAGCAGAGCGCACCCTCCACCGAAGGCACCCCCACCGGCGAGGGCGGCACCTGCCAGGCCTCCTTCTACGGCGACGGCTTCCACGGCGCCACCACCGCCAACGGCGAGACCTTCGACACCTACGGCATGACCGCCGCGCACAAGACCCTGCCCTTCGACACCATGGTCAAGGTCACCAACCCCGACAACGGCACATCCGTGACCGTGCGCATCAACGACCGCGGCCCCTACATCGACGGCCGCTGCCTGGACCTGTCCACCGCCGCCTTCGACCAGATCATCGGCACCGGCGCGGGCGTGGGCACCGTCCAATGGCAGGTCGTCGGCTAA
- a CDS encoding PLP-dependent aminotransferase family protein, with the protein MNRSKKPSENRSTTVGADFLQLDPAHARPGHLTDWLTDHLRQALTHQRLGVGSRLPATRTLAADLGVSRGVVTEAYRRLTDEGHLTARGRGGTVVASTPAAPATTPAQDHTPLPALPADPGTDIFDRLRHTPARHDLTPGTPDLAAFPRTAWLRAERTVLAQTPTTDLGYTDPRGHPRLRTALAHHLARYRRISVHPDHVQIVSGTAQALALLGQLLHQDGVDTLALEDPGSLGIRQHLHHARLRTPPVPVDEHGADIAALTATGAPAVLLTPAHQFPTGAVLSGPRRRLLLDWAKNGGLVIEDDYDAEHRYDRAPVPALHSLLPDRVCYTGSVSKLLAPALRLGWVLAPPRHRDRLTEAKRFSDLGSPVLPQLVLAHLIESGTLERHLRQIRARHRRRRDTMTAALATHLPGATVHGAAAGLHLMLTFAPGLDDTALARAALARGVRTHPLSWHRQRPGPPGLVLGYAAATGITQAVTELGHALRQTT; encoded by the coding sequence GTGAACAGGTCCAAAAAGCCCTCCGAGAACAGGTCCACAACCGTCGGCGCCGACTTCCTCCAACTCGACCCCGCCCACGCCCGACCCGGCCACCTCACCGACTGGCTCACCGACCACCTGCGCCAGGCCCTGACCCACCAGCGCCTGGGCGTCGGCTCACGCCTGCCCGCCACCCGCACCCTGGCCGCCGACCTCGGCGTCTCCCGCGGCGTGGTCACCGAGGCCTACCGGCGCCTGACCGACGAAGGCCACCTGACCGCCCGCGGACGCGGCGGCACCGTCGTGGCCTCCACCCCCGCCGCCCCGGCCACCACCCCCGCCCAGGACCACACCCCCCTGCCCGCCCTGCCCGCCGACCCCGGCACCGACATCTTCGACCGCCTGCGCCACACCCCGGCCCGCCACGACCTCACCCCCGGCACCCCCGACCTGGCCGCCTTCCCCCGCACCGCCTGGCTGCGCGCCGAACGCACCGTCCTGGCCCAGACCCCCACCACCGACCTGGGCTACACCGACCCGCGCGGCCACCCCCGCCTGCGCACCGCACTCGCCCACCACCTGGCCCGCTACCGCCGCATCAGCGTCCACCCCGACCACGTCCAGATCGTCTCCGGCACCGCCCAGGCCCTGGCCCTGCTCGGCCAGCTCCTGCACCAGGACGGCGTCGACACCCTCGCCCTGGAGGACCCCGGCTCCCTGGGCATCCGCCAACACCTGCACCACGCCCGCCTGCGCACCCCGCCCGTGCCCGTGGACGAACACGGCGCCGACATCGCGGCCCTGACCGCCACCGGCGCCCCCGCCGTCCTGCTCACCCCCGCCCACCAGTTCCCCACCGGCGCCGTCCTGTCCGGCCCCCGGCGCCGCCTCCTCCTGGACTGGGCCAAGAACGGGGGACTGGTCATCGAGGACGACTACGACGCCGAACACCGCTACGACCGCGCCCCCGTACCCGCCCTGCACTCCCTACTGCCCGACCGGGTCTGCTACACCGGCAGCGTCTCCAAACTCCTGGCCCCCGCACTGCGCCTGGGCTGGGTCCTGGCCCCGCCCCGCCACCGCGACCGCCTCACCGAGGCCAAACGCTTCAGCGACCTGGGCAGCCCCGTCCTGCCCCAACTCGTCCTGGCCCACCTCATCGAGTCCGGCACCCTGGAACGCCACCTGCGCCAGATCCGCGCCCGCCACCGCCGGCGCCGCGACACCATGACCGCCGCCCTGGCCACCCACCTGCCAGGCGCCACCGTCCACGGCGCCGCCGCCGGCCTGCACCTGATGCTCACCTTCGCCCCGGGCCTCGACGACACCGCCCTGGCCAGGGCCGCCCTGGCACGCGGCGTGCGCACCCACCCCCTGTCCTGGCACCGCCAACGCCCCGGACCCCCCGGCCTGGTCCTGGGCTACGCCGCCGCCACCGGCATCACCCAGGCCGTCACCGAACTCGGCCACGCCCTGCGCCAGACCACCTGA